The proteins below are encoded in one region of Neisseriales bacterium:
- a CDS encoding 50S ribosomal protein L25/general stress protein Ctc, which yields MEFTLTATHRNKSGTSASRYLRRSGQIPAVIYGNDQPASAIALDHKEIYYALKNEAFHSSVISMTLDDKTESVIVRQFQMHPFKPQLQHIDFQRVDLKKAMQLKIALHFINEDISPAVKLQGHRVTHLFNEVEMRALPSKMPTFIEVDLAQINAGEVVRLSDLVVPEGTELVDLLRGDDTIIASTTNKSSMTEEIEATATDTAATAETVKSDDKADN from the coding sequence ATGGAATTTACGCTCACAGCAACCCATCGCAACAAGTCTGGCACTTCGGCAAGTCGCTATCTGCGTCGATCAGGTCAAATACCTGCAGTGATATATGGCAACGACCAGCCAGCATCTGCTATTGCACTTGATCATAAAGAAATCTACTACGCACTTAAAAATGAAGCATTTCATAGTTCTGTCATTTCTATGACATTGGATGACAAAACCGAATCGGTTATTGTGCGACAATTTCAGATGCATCCTTTTAAGCCACAATTGCAACATATTGATTTTCAACGTGTTGATTTGAAAAAAGCAATGCAACTTAAAATTGCGCTACATTTTATTAATGAAGATATATCACCCGCTGTTAAACTACAAGGCCATCGGGTGACGCATTTATTCAATGAAGTAGAGATGCGGGCACTTCCTAGCAAAATGCCAACCTTCATTGAGGTAGATCTAGCTCAAATCAACGCTGGTGAAGTGGTGCGTCTTTCTGATCTAGTTGTACCAGAAGGCACGGAGCTCGTTGATTTACTGCGAGGGGACGACACTATCATTGCTTCTACAACCAATAAATCCAGTATGACAGAAGAAATTGAGGCAACCGCTACCGATACTGCCGCAACAGCTGAAACTGTCAAAAGTGATGACAAAGCCGACAATTAA
- the ftsB gene encoding cell division protein FtsB yields the protein MNRLTLLLIALLLLLQGSFWLGKGGIVRVWRLNEDLAQKIEQVAQLKLRNETLAAEINDLKVGDEAIEERARYELGMIRHGELFFQVLESKASVQPASY from the coding sequence ATGAATCGGCTAACTTTACTACTCATTGCATTATTACTGTTGTTGCAAGGCTCATTTTGGTTGGGTAAGGGTGGTATTGTGCGGGTGTGGCGATTGAATGAGGATCTTGCTCAAAAAATAGAACAAGTAGCACAGCTTAAACTGCGCAATGAAACTTTGGCTGCTGAAATCAATGACCTGAAGGTTGGGGACGAAGCTATCGAAGAGCGTGCCCGGTACGAACTTGGTATGATCCGCCATGGTGAACTTTTTTTTCAAGTGCTAGAAAGCAAGGCATCCGTACAACCAGCTTCATATTAA
- the rpmB gene encoding 50S ribosomal protein L28, with product MTQCCKITGKKPMVGCRVSHAHNRTKRRFLPNLQSHRLWVESENRWVRLCISAAGLRLIDKLGIDAVLSHLRLKGMK from the coding sequence ATGACACAGTGCTGCAAAATAACTGGCAAAAAGCCAATGGTTGGATGTCGCGTTTCTCATGCACATAACAGAACAAAGCGACGGTTTTTGCCCAACCTACAATCACACCGGCTTTGGGTAGAAAGTGAGAACCGCTGGGTTCGTCTTTGTATATCAGCCGCTGGTCTACGCTTGATTGATAAATTAGGCATTGATGCCGTATTGTCACACTTGCGTTTGAAGGGTATGAAATAG
- the rpmG gene encoding 50S ribosomal protein L33 — protein MRDKIKLESSAGTGHFYTTTKNKRSTAEKIEIKKFDPVARKHVLYKETKLK, from the coding sequence ATGCGGGATAAAATCAAGCTTGAGTCCAGTGCTGGCACAGGACATTTTTACACTACCACGAAGAACAAACGCTCAACAGCCGAAAAAATAGAGATCAAAAAATTTGATCCTGTAGCACGTAAACATGTGCTGTACAAAGAAACCAAACTTAAGTAA
- the ispE gene encoding 4-(cytidine 5'-diphospho)-2-C-methyl-D-erythritol kinase, with translation MSAMFFQSFDAPAKLNLTLTLLNCRPDGYHNIQTIFQFIDLADSVDIAIQPQGEIKLITPVANIPFDHNLVIRAANLLKQATGTKKGAFIRLIKRIPIGSGLGGGSSDAATTLIALNHLWQTHLSRNALMKLAIKLGADIPVFIFGKNAIGEGIGEQLTACTLPKKWYALLCPPISISTKTVFQQWKLTRRTAPAIIPNPLTPNLWVNDLESVVRNQYKIVDQAMLALSAYGTARMTGSGSCVFLACAYKAVAQRVVVACQGNWKSYLARGLAQHPLVDWVNE, from the coding sequence ATAAGTGCGATGTTTTTTCAATCATTTGATGCGCCAGCCAAATTAAACTTGACGCTTACCCTGCTTAATTGTCGTCCAGATGGCTATCATAATATTCAAACGATTTTTCAGTTCATTGACCTTGCAGATAGCGTGGACATTGCCATACAACCACAAGGCGAGATCAAACTTATAACACCTGTAGCCAATATCCCCTTTGATCACAATTTAGTAATACGGGCTGCCAATCTTTTAAAACAAGCAACAGGCACTAAAAAAGGTGCTTTTATTCGCCTTATTAAACGCATTCCCATAGGTAGTGGTTTAGGAGGAGGAAGCTCCGATGCGGCTACCACATTAATTGCATTAAATCATCTATGGCAAACCCATTTATCACGAAATGCGTTGATGAAGCTTGCTATAAAGCTTGGTGCCGATATACCCGTATTTATCTTTGGGAAAAACGCTATCGGAGAGGGTATTGGTGAACAATTAACAGCATGCACATTGCCAAAAAAATGGTATGCGCTACTGTGCCCACCTATTTCAATCAGTACAAAAACCGTGTTTCAACAATGGAAATTGACAAGACGCACGGCACCAGCAATAATACCCAACCCATTAACGCCGAATTTATGGGTGAATGATTTAGAATCTGTCGTACGAAACCAGTATAAAATCGTGGATCAGGCAATGTTGGCATTATCGGCATACGGCACAGCACGAATGACTGGTTCAGGTAGCTGTGTATTTTTGGCTTGCGCATATAAAGCAGTTGCTCAACGTGTGGTGGTAGCTTGCCAAGGTAATTGGAAAAGTTATCTCGCCCGCGGCCTTGCGCAACACCCTTTGGTTGATTGGGTCAACGAATAA
- a CDS encoding septal ring lytic transglycosylase RlpA family protein, whose translation MRLANCLRFTCCVQPQKKWIICVLLYLTIMVPVGATDDACSDQLPTTMHKADHPDPAKPYCKKGEASWYGSYFHGKKTSSGERFDMHEMTAAHRTLPIPSYAKVTNLHNGKSIIVRINDRGPFKKQRIIDLSYAAAHQLGFVEKGHTAVSIEAL comes from the coding sequence ATGCGCCTAGCCAATTGCCTTCGCTTTACCTGTTGTGTCCAACCACAAAAAAAATGGATCATTTGTGTCCTATTGTATCTGACTATTATGGTGCCAGTAGGTGCCACAGATGATGCATGTAGCGATCAATTGCCCACCACAATGCATAAAGCAGATCATCCAGATCCAGCTAAGCCTTATTGTAAAAAAGGTGAAGCTTCTTGGTACGGCTCTTATTTTCATGGGAAAAAAACTTCTTCGGGCGAACGTTTTGATATGCATGAAATGACAGCAGCACACCGCACATTGCCCATTCCAAGCTATGCAAAAGTCACGAATTTACACAACGGTAAGTCCATTATCGTACGCATTAACGACAGAGGACCGTTCAAAAAACAACGTATTATTGACCTATCTTACGCCGCAGCACATCAGTTAGGATTTGTTGAAAAAGGGCATACAGCTGTCTCGATTGAGGCACTATAG
- the erpA gene encoding iron-sulfur cluster insertion protein ErpA, translated as MNTTDTVNTSIKFTDSCCSKVRELITDEGNPALKLRVFVSGGGCAGFKYGFTFDEMVNDDDVSIESAGITFLIDSISYQYLVGAEIDYQKNLEGEEFVIHNPNAVTTCGCGSSFSA; from the coding sequence ATGAATACAACTGATACAGTCAATACATCCATTAAATTCACAGATAGCTGCTGTAGTAAAGTACGAGAATTGATCACTGATGAAGGCAATCCTGCTCTAAAGTTACGTGTGTTTGTAAGCGGGGGTGGATGTGCTGGTTTTAAGTATGGCTTCACCTTTGATGAAATGGTGAATGATGACGATGTTTCTATTGAGTCAGCAGGTATCACATTTTTAATTGATTCGATAAGCTACCAGTATTTAGTTGGCGCAGAAATTGACTATCAAAAAAACCTAGAAGGTGAAGAGTTTGTCATCCATAACCCTAACGCTGTTACCACCTGTGGTTGTGGTTCATCGTTTTCAGCCTAA
- a CDS encoding winged helix-turn-helix domain-containing protein translates to MQDQLIKLEPTEFRLLHFLMKHPDRLYRYTRLTDQIWDGHIFASEHTIINSELGKGADLVYDFFISQTEETNE, encoded by the coding sequence ATGCAAGATCAGTTGATCAAATTAGAGCCAACTGAATTTCGCTTACTACATTTTTTAATGAAGCATCCGGATCGTCTATACCGTTACACACGATTGACTGATCAAATATGGGATGGTCATATTTTTGCGAGCGAGCACACAATTATTAACAGTGAACTAGGAAAGGGAGCCGATTTAGTTTACGATTTCTTTATATCGCAAACTGAAGAAACCAATGAATAG
- the ychF gene encoding redox-regulated ATPase YchF: MGLQCGIVGLPNVGKSTLFNALTQAGVSAANYPFCTIDPNVGIVEVPDQRLTMLAHIVHPQKIQPATVEFVDIAGLVSGASQGEGLGNQFLANIRNTDAIIHVVRCFEDPNILHVANQINPVADIDTIHLELMLSDLVMIEKALHQCKGNRNTTQTNQPLYAVLHKAQQALNAEQWLRQLSFDNEEKRLLKPFGLLTLKPVLYVANVAEDGFSDNSLLAQLQEKAQQDHTPTVALCAAIEEQIADLSNEDKAVFLSAMQLTEPGLNRLIREAYQLLKLQTYFTAGPKEVRAWTIPTGWTASQAAGVIHTDFEKGFIRAQTIAFEDFIAYGGEQGAKEHGKMRTEGKDYLPKDGDVMHFLFNL, encoded by the coding sequence ATGGGTTTACAGTGTGGCATTGTAGGATTACCCAACGTTGGCAAATCAACTTTGTTTAATGCGCTAACGCAAGCCGGTGTCAGTGCCGCGAACTATCCATTTTGTACGATTGACCCGAATGTCGGTATTGTTGAAGTACCTGATCAACGTTTAACAATGCTTGCTCATATTGTACATCCTCAAAAAATACAACCTGCTACCGTAGAATTCGTTGATATTGCAGGACTCGTATCTGGCGCTTCCCAAGGCGAAGGATTGGGCAACCAATTTTTAGCAAATATCCGCAATACCGACGCCATTATCCATGTTGTGCGTTGTTTTGAGGATCCCAACATCCTGCATGTTGCCAATCAGATTAATCCAGTTGCTGATATAGACACCATCCATTTAGAACTAATGCTATCTGACTTAGTCATGATTGAAAAAGCATTACATCAATGTAAAGGCAATCGAAATACCACGCAAACTAATCAACCTCTTTATGCGGTGCTCCATAAAGCGCAACAGGCGCTCAACGCTGAACAATGGTTGCGGCAGCTTAGCTTTGACAACGAAGAAAAGCGGCTATTAAAACCGTTTGGTTTACTCACCTTAAAACCAGTTTTATATGTCGCTAATGTGGCAGAGGATGGTTTTTCAGACAATAGTCTCCTAGCACAACTCCAAGAAAAAGCACAGCAAGATCATACTCCAACTGTTGCGTTATGTGCAGCTATAGAGGAACAAATTGCTGATTTAAGCAATGAAGATAAGGCAGTTTTTTTGTCGGCCATGCAACTTACTGAACCTGGCCTGAACCGCTTGATTCGTGAAGCCTATCAACTGTTAAAATTACAAACCTATTTTACAGCGGGTCCCAAAGAAGTACGTGCATGGACTATCCCAACTGGATGGACAGCTTCCCAAGCCGCTGGTGTTATTCACACTGATTTTGAAAAAGGATTTATCCGAGCACAAACAATTGCTTTTGAGGACTTTATCGCATATGGTGGCGAACAAGGCGCCAAAGAACATGGTAAAATGCGCACTGAAGGCAAAGATTATTTACCAAAAGATGGCGATGTTATGCATTTCTTATTCAACTTGTAA
- a CDS encoding histidine triad nucleotide-binding protein — protein MSQCIFCQICACEIPSKKIYEDELFFAFHDIHPIAPTHFLVVPKKHVASLLELTTSDADFLGRLLLLAKTLAMQNGLEAGFRTIINTGSNGGQEVMHLHCHITG, from the coding sequence ATGAGTCAATGTATTTTTTGTCAGATTTGTGCGTGCGAAATACCTAGCAAAAAAATTTATGAAGACGAGTTATTTTTTGCTTTTCATGATATCCACCCCATTGCACCGACACATTTTTTGGTTGTGCCCAAAAAACATGTTGCTTCACTCCTAGAATTGACCACATCCGATGCAGATTTTTTAGGGCGTTTACTGTTACTTGCTAAAACGCTCGCTATGCAAAATGGTTTAGAAGCGGGGTTTAGAACCATCATTAATACGGGATCTAATGGTGGGCAGGAAGTCATGCATTTGCACTGCCATATTACAGGGTAA
- a CDS encoding CTP synthase has product MTKFIFVTGGVVSSLGKGIAAAAIAAILESRRLNVTMLKLDPYINVDPGTMSPFQHGEVFVTEDGAETDLDLGHYERFIRVKMKKCNNFTAGQVYESVIAKERHGDYLGGTVQVIPHITDEIKAKIHAGSQGAQIAIVEIGGTVGDIESLPFLEAIRQMRAELGRHQTLFAHLSFVPYLAMAGEIKTKPTQHSVKELREIGIQPDILLCRMDRPLPNEERDKIALFCNVEEEAVFSCYDVPSVYQVPNMLHEQGIDQLICDQLKLDNPAADLSAWHRIVYAHDHLHHQVDIAMVGKYVDLTESYKSLSEALKHASIHTNTKIDIHYIDSENMLSEGAQALLGNMDAILVPGGFGVRGIEGKIEAVRFAREHKVPYLGICLGMQIALIEYARHVAGWQDANSTEFDPYTAYPVVALIEEWLNFDGKIEKRDDCGHLGGTMRLGGQCCLLAKSTLAATIYQADEIIERHRHRYEINNRYVPELEKAGLVVSGRSLGSNKLVEMIELPQHPWFIGCQFHPEFTSTPLDGHLLFNAYAKAALAYRATRHLHTNLS; this is encoded by the coding sequence ATGACAAAATTCATATTTGTGACAGGTGGTGTAGTTTCTTCTTTGGGCAAGGGGATTGCTGCTGCTGCTATCGCAGCTATTTTGGAAAGTCGTCGTCTTAATGTGACAATGCTCAAGCTTGACCCTTACATTAATGTTGACCCAGGCACTATGAGCCCCTTTCAACACGGCGAAGTGTTTGTCACGGAAGATGGTGCTGAAACTGACTTAGATCTAGGGCACTATGAGCGCTTTATTCGGGTCAAAATGAAAAAATGCAACAATTTTACAGCTGGTCAAGTCTACGAATCGGTGATTGCTAAAGAGCGACATGGCGACTATTTAGGCGGTACAGTTCAGGTTATTCCTCACATTACAGATGAAATTAAGGCCAAAATTCATGCCGGATCCCAAGGCGCACAAATTGCTATCGTCGAAATTGGTGGAACGGTAGGAGATATTGAATCACTGCCTTTTTTAGAAGCTATTCGGCAAATGCGTGCTGAACTAGGTCGTCACCAAACACTTTTTGCGCATTTATCTTTCGTGCCTTATCTTGCGATGGCAGGAGAAATTAAAACTAAACCAACGCAACATTCTGTTAAAGAACTCAGAGAAATTGGTATACAACCCGATATTTTATTATGTCGCATGGATCGGCCTTTACCTAACGAAGAGCGCGACAAAATTGCATTATTTTGCAATGTTGAAGAAGAAGCGGTGTTCAGTTGCTATGATGTGCCCTCAGTTTATCAGGTACCAAATATGTTACACGAACAGGGCATTGATCAGTTAATTTGTGATCAACTGAAGCTGGATAACCCTGCTGCTGACTTGTCAGCGTGGCACCGCATTGTTTACGCTCACGATCACTTGCATCACCAAGTAGATATAGCCATGGTCGGTAAATATGTTGATCTAACCGAGTCTTATAAATCCCTCTCGGAAGCTTTAAAACATGCCAGTATCCATACCAATACCAAAATTGATATTCATTACATTGATTCTGAAAATATGTTATCAGAAGGGGCGCAGGCTTTACTAGGTAATATGGATGCTATCCTAGTGCCGGGCGGATTTGGGGTACGTGGTATTGAAGGAAAAATCGAGGCAGTGCGTTTTGCTCGTGAGCATAAGGTACCGTATCTTGGCATTTGTTTGGGTATGCAAATTGCGTTGATTGAATACGCAAGACATGTTGCGGGATGGCAAGACGCTAATTCTACTGAGTTCGATCCCTATACAGCTTATCCTGTCGTTGCACTTATTGAAGAATGGTTAAACTTTGATGGCAAGATCGAAAAACGGGATGATTGTGGGCATTTAGGTGGAACCATGCGTCTTGGTGGCCAGTGCTGTTTATTAGCTAAATCTACTCTGGCTGCGACGATTTATCAAGCCGATGAAATTATTGAGCGCCATCGCCATCGCTATGAAATCAATAATCGCTATGTGCCAGAACTTGAAAAGGCTGGTCTTGTTGTGAGTGGACGCTCTTTGGGTTCCAACAAGCTAGTGGAAATGATTGAATTACCACAGCATCCTTGGTTTATTGGTTGCCAATTTCATCCTGAATTTACATCTACCCCGCTCGATGGCCACTTGCTCTTTAATGCTTATGCCAAAGCAGCGCTTGCCTATCGCGCAACGCGTCATCTGCATACTAACTTAAGTTAA
- the eno gene encoding phosphopyruvate hydratase has product MATIRTIRAREILDSRGNPTLEADVWLSSGKMGRAAVPSGASVGSKEACELRDGDIKRYGGKGTKQAVQSVNTEIQAVLIGCDIEDQAALDQRMIALDGTANKSRLGANAILAVSLALAKAAAHEANQPLYRHLNKTESLYLPVPMMNIINGGVHANNGLNIQEFMIVPIGAKSFSEALRCGSEIFHALKAICQKKGYSTAVGDEGGFAPNLKHHEDAIRLILDATDRAGYLPGKEVCLALDCAASEFYQAGQYHLSADGLMLSAEAFSDYLAHLVDLYPIISIEDGMSEADWAGWRYLSEMLGQRIQLVGDDIFVTNPVMLAEGIKQGVANAVLIKVNQIGTLTETLQTMQLAYQAGYACVMSHRSGETEDSTIADLAVATACKQIKTGSLSRSDRIAKYNQLLRIEEALGDKAIYPGASAYLKPL; this is encoded by the coding sequence ATGGCCACCATTCGTACGATTCGGGCACGTGAGATTTTAGATTCACGTGGTAACCCGACCCTTGAAGCGGATGTCTGGTTGTCATCTGGTAAGATGGGGCGTGCTGCTGTACCGTCTGGGGCTTCAGTGGGTAGTAAAGAAGCTTGCGAGTTACGTGATGGCGATATCAAGCGTTATGGGGGTAAAGGGACAAAACAAGCCGTGCAATCTGTCAATACAGAAATCCAAGCAGTATTGATTGGTTGTGATATTGAAGACCAAGCTGCGCTTGATCAGCGCATGATTGCGTTAGATGGCACAGCGAATAAATCACGATTAGGAGCGAATGCGATCTTAGCCGTATCGCTTGCCTTAGCTAAAGCTGCAGCACATGAAGCAAACCAACCGCTCTATCGCCATTTGAATAAAACAGAATCTTTATATTTACCCGTCCCCATGATGAATATTATCAATGGGGGTGTTCATGCGAATAATGGATTGAATATCCAAGAATTTATGATTGTACCTATCGGCGCAAAGAGTTTCAGTGAAGCATTACGTTGTGGCTCAGAAATCTTCCATGCATTAAAGGCGATTTGCCAAAAAAAAGGCTATTCTACAGCTGTAGGTGATGAAGGAGGATTTGCGCCCAATTTGAAGCATCATGAAGATGCAATCCGATTAATTTTGGATGCTACAGATAGGGCGGGTTACTTACCCGGAAAGGAAGTATGCTTAGCGTTAGATTGTGCGGCAAGCGAGTTTTACCAAGCAGGTCAATATCATTTAAGTGCGGATGGTTTAATGCTGAGCGCAGAGGCTTTTTCGGATTATCTAGCACATTTGGTTGATCTTTATCCGATTATTTCGATTGAAGATGGGATGAGTGAAGCGGATTGGGCGGGTTGGCGTTACTTGTCGGAAATGCTGGGTCAGCGCATCCAATTGGTTGGCGATGATATCTTTGTGACAAATCCAGTCATGCTGGCTGAAGGCATCAAACAGGGTGTTGCTAATGCTGTTCTTATTAAGGTCAATCAGATTGGTACCTTAACAGAAACATTGCAAACGATGCAACTTGCCTATCAGGCAGGCTATGCTTGTGTCATGAGTCATCGCTCCGGCGAAACAGAAGACAGCACGATTGCTGACCTAGCCGTAGCAACTGCTTGTAAGCAAATTAAAACAGGCTCACTTTCCCGTTCGGATCGTATTGCAAAGTATAACCAACTGCTTCGTATTGAAGAAGCATTAGGTGATAAAGCGATTTATCCTGGTGCATCGGCTTATTTGAAACCGTTATGA
- a CDS encoding ribose-phosphate pyrophosphokinase — translation MTLYDNLMVFTGSANTELANLVVQHLDISLGRAAVGRFADGEVSVELLENVRGRDVFILQSSCAPTNDNLMEILTMADALQRASAGRITAAIPYFGYARQDRRPRSARVPITAKLVANMLTSSGIDRLLTLDLHADQIQGFFDIPVDNVYATPVFLKDIAAQRLQNLVVVSPDIGGVARARATAKAINAELAIIDKRRPNANEAEVMNVIGDIADRDCIIVDDMIDTAKTLCKAANALKERGAKHVLAYATHAVFSSQAITLIAHSDIDQVVVTDSIPLSAEGRSCDRIRVVSVAGLIAETLRRISNEESVSYLFNEKTLAVETQTS, via the coding sequence ATGACACTTTATGACAACTTAATGGTATTCACAGGCTCTGCCAACACAGAATTAGCGAATTTAGTTGTGCAGCACTTAGATATTTCGTTAGGACGTGCTGCAGTGGGTCGTTTTGCGGATGGCGAAGTGTCGGTTGAACTATTAGAAAATGTGCGCGGCAGAGATGTGTTTATCCTGCAGTCGAGCTGTGCACCGACTAATGATAATCTCATGGAAATATTGACCATGGCTGATGCGCTGCAACGTGCCTCAGCGGGTCGTATCACTGCCGCTATTCCCTATTTCGGCTATGCACGTCAAGATAGGCGCCCTCGCTCAGCACGTGTACCCATTACTGCCAAATTAGTAGCCAATATGCTCACTTCTTCGGGCATTGACCGTTTGCTCACGCTTGATCTGCATGCTGACCAAATACAAGGATTTTTTGATATCCCGGTAGATAATGTGTATGCAACACCCGTTTTTTTAAAGGATATTGCAGCGCAACGTTTGCAGAATCTTGTTGTCGTGAGTCCAGATATTGGTGGAGTTGCACGAGCCCGAGCCACTGCCAAAGCAATCAATGCAGAACTGGCAATTATTGATAAACGTCGCCCCAATGCCAATGAAGCAGAAGTAATGAATGTCATTGGAGACATTGCTGACCGTGACTGCATCATTGTGGATGATATGATTGACACAGCCAAAACACTCTGTAAAGCCGCCAATGCCCTGAAGGAAAGAGGGGCAAAACATGTTCTAGCTTATGCTACGCATGCGGTATTTTCCAGTCAAGCCATTACGCTCATCGCGCATTCAGATATTGATCAAGTCGTGGTGACCGATTCTATTCCACTGAGCGCCGAAGGCAGGTCATGCGATCGCATTCGTGTGGTATCGGTTGCTGGTTTGATTGCTGAGACCCTACGACGGATTAGTAATGAAGAATCAGTATCGTATCTTTTTAACGAAAAAACACTGGCCGTCGAAACACAAACTTCATGA
- a CDS encoding symmetrical bis(5'-nucleosyl)-tetraphosphatase, giving the protein MADYAIGDIHGCFDTFMQLLQHIAFNPGRDTLWLTGDLVNRGAQSLEVLRWVKDHDRCVQTVLGNHDLHLLASSIGYSQLEQEDTSSNILLAKDSQSLLNWLRHQPLLLEVGNTLIVHAGLLPKWSVDQAHQLTQEVNECLQSPTYPHFLMQLYSNKVIHCQQLTDRIRRFRKTINVTTRMRCLTHESKLDFSYQGTLEEMPSRLVPWFALPTIRPAHYTVVFGHWSAIGPFASNHALAIDGGCVWGKQLVAVDLASQQIYAIPGTLSS; this is encoded by the coding sequence ATGGCAGACTATGCAATTGGCGATATTCATGGTTGCTTTGATACATTCATGCAGCTATTACAGCATATCGCTTTTAATCCAGGGCGAGATACGCTTTGGCTAACGGGTGATTTGGTTAATCGTGGTGCGCAGTCCTTGGAAGTATTGCGATGGGTAAAAGATCATGATCGGTGTGTTCAAACAGTGCTCGGAAACCATGATCTCCATCTTTTGGCTTCGTCAATAGGCTACAGCCAGCTTGAACAAGAAGATACATCAAGCAATATTTTACTCGCGAAGGACAGTCAATCGCTGCTAAACTGGCTTAGACATCAACCACTTCTGTTAGAAGTAGGCAATACACTCATTGTTCATGCTGGCTTATTACCAAAATGGTCTGTTGATCAGGCTCACCAACTGACGCAAGAAGTCAACGAATGTTTACAAAGTCCAACCTATCCACATTTTCTCATGCAACTTTACAGCAATAAAGTGATTCACTGCCAACAGCTTACCGATAGGATACGTCGCTTTAGAAAAACAATAAACGTCACAACACGCATGCGCTGCCTCACTCATGAAAGCAAATTAGACTTTTCTTATCAAGGTACCCTTGAAGAAATGCCATCACGATTAGTGCCTTGGTTTGCGTTACCCACCATTCGACCAGCACATTACACTGTTGTATTTGGACATTGGTCAGCTATTGGTCCTTTTGCTAGCAACCACGCATTAGCTATTGATGGAGGATGTGTTTGGGGTAAACAACTCGTGGCAGTTGATCTTGCAAGCCAACAAATATATGCCATACCGGGTACACTGTCTTCCTAA
- the pth gene encoding aminoacyl-tRNA hydrolase, translating to MPAIRLIVGLGNPGKQYALTRHNVGRWLLDAWHVAIAAPAWKTEHQFFAQLSHVAKPDQAGHWLLKPTTYMNMSGQAVSALVRFYKIPIDSILILHDELDFPAGMARFKYGGGHNGHNGLKNIIAQLGNNHFWRLRLGIQPTHKQEDMKDYVLSIPSGMEKQQLTHAVSDALAALPLIFDNMDKAIQILHSDASKRSNRIV from the coding sequence ATGCCTGCTATTCGTCTCATTGTTGGGTTGGGAAACCCTGGCAAACAGTATGCTTTAACTCGGCATAATGTTGGGCGTTGGCTCTTAGATGCGTGGCATGTTGCCATAGCTGCCCCAGCTTGGAAAACAGAACATCAGTTTTTTGCGCAGTTATCTCATGTAGCAAAACCTGATCAAGCTGGCCATTGGCTGCTTAAGCCAACCACTTACATGAATATGTCCGGCCAGGCAGTATCTGCCTTGGTGCGCTTTTATAAAATCCCTATTGACAGCATTCTCATCCTACATGATGAATTAGATTTTCCAGCTGGCATGGCACGATTTAAATATGGTGGTGGGCATAATGGGCATAACGGCCTAAAAAATATTATCGCTCAATTGGGCAACAACCATTTTTGGCGTTTGCGCCTTGGTATTCAACCCACCCACAAACAAGAAGATATGAAAGATTATGTGCTTAGCATTCCTTCCGGCATGGAAAAACAGCAGTTGACCCATGCTGTTTCTGATGCATTAGCTGCACTGCCTCTTATTTTTGATAATATGGATAAAGCTATTCAAATCCTGCATAGCGACGCATCAAAACGTAGTAATAGGATCGTTTGA